A window from Solanum stenotomum isolate F172 chromosome 7, ASM1918654v1, whole genome shotgun sequence encodes these proteins:
- the LOC125871439 gene encoding probable protein phosphatase 2C 38 has protein sequence MVKPCWKPSVEGDGGVGRDGDTRGRVDGLMWYKDLGVHVNGEFSMAIIQANNLMEDQSQLESGPLSSLESGPYGTFVGVYDGHGGPETSCFVNKTLFSNLKKFATEHQEISADVIKKAFLKTDKEFLSLVKQQWFEKPQLASVGSCCLVGIICNGLLYIANAGDSRVVLGRAEKASRGVTAIQLSVEHNANNESVRDELRSLHPQDSQIVLLKHKVWRVKGIIQVSKSIGDAYLKRAEFNQAPLLAKFRLPESFSKPILSAEPSIFIHRLTSKDQFLIFGSDGLWEHLSNQEAVDIVNSQPRNGIARRLIKAALRVAAKKREMRYSDLKKIDRGVRRHFHDDISVVVVFLDLYSMNRSSSHIPILSIRGGGMPASPKR, from the exons atggtTAAACCTTGCTGGAAACCTTCTGTTGAGGGGGATGGTGGTGTAGGGAGGGATGGGGATACTAGGGGTAGGGTTGATGGTTTAATGTGGTATAAGGATTTGGGGGTTCATGTAAATGGAGAATTTTCAATGGCAATAATACAAGCTAATAATTTGATGGAGGATCAGAGTCAGCTTGAATCAGGGCCATTGAGTTCTCTTGAATCAGGTCCTTATGGAAcatttgttggagtttatgatGGACATGGAGGACCGGAGACGTCCTGTTTCGTAAACAAGACTTTGTTCTCCAATCTTAAGA AATTTGCAACAGAGCATCAAGAAATATCTGCAGATGTCATAAAAAAAGCTTTCTTGAAAACGGATAAGGAGTTTTTGTCTCTTGTGAAGCAGCAATGGTTTGAGAAGCCACAACTTGCATCAGTGGGATCTTGTTGTTTGGTGGGTATAATCTGCAATGGACTACTATATATTGCTAATGCCGGAGATTCACGTGTGGTGTTAGGTAGAGCAGAAAAAGCTTCAAGGGGCGTGACAGCTATTCAATTGTCAGTGGAGCACAATGCTAATAATGAGTCTGTGAGAGATGAACTTAGATCATTGCATCCCCAGGATTCACAGATTGTGCTTCTCAAACACAAAGTTTGGCGCGTGAAGGGTATCATACAG GTTTCAAAGTCAATTGGTGATGCCTATCTTAAGAGGGCAGAGTTCAATCAGGCACCCCTGTTGGCAAAGTTTAGATTACCCGAATCCTTCTCCAAGCCAATCCTCAGTGCGGAACCATCAATTTTCATTCACAGATTGACTTCCAAAGATCAGTTCCTCATATTTGGTTCAGATGGTCTCTGGGAACATCTTAGCAACCAGGAGGCTGTTGATATAGTCAACAGTCAACCCCGAAAC GGGATTGCCCGGAGATTAATCAAAGCTGCTCTCCGAGTAGCAGCTAAGAAAAGAGAAATGAGATATTCAGACCTGAAGAAGATTGATCGAGGTGTAAGGAGGCATTTCCACGATGATATCTCGGTTGTTGTTGTGTTTCTGGATCTTTATTCCATGAATAGAAGCTCGTCTCACATTCCGATACTTTCCATTAGAGGAGGTGGTATGCCTGCCTCTCCCAAACGATAG
- the LOC125871447 gene encoding protein MODIFIER OF SNC1 11-like yields MTTTAAQIPENPIKTLVQSPDPNPTAVSEAPSHDSATDSLKSPPSDGAKDQVKLDTAADGGGGGGGKDTDIQKKMKRAERFGMTVQLSEEEKRNTRAERFGTSAPQGSDASKKAEEQKRKARAERFGLSQSNSTDEEAKKKARLARFAPPAKADPVEEDKRKARALRFSQSQSDSQSQENGKEKTEQETVAVEKAGGGT; encoded by the exons ATGACTACCACGGCGGCGCAGATTCCCGAAAACCCTATCAAAACCCTAGTTCAGTCACCGGATCCGAATCCCACCGCCGTTTCCGAAGCTCCGAGTCATGATTCCGCAACTGACTCATTGAAATCGCCACCGTCTGATGGAGCCAAGGACCAAGTGAAGTTGGATACGGCAGCGGATGGCGGCGGCGGCGGTGGTGGTAAGGATACTGATATACAGAAAAAGATGAAGCGAGCAGAGAGGTTCGGAATGACGGTTCAGCTTTCGGAAGAGGAGAAGCGAAACACTCGAGCTGAGAG GTTTGGCACATCTGCACCTCAGGGTTCAGATGCTTCAAAGAAAGCGGAAGAGCAGAAGAGGAAAGCTAGGGCTGAGAG GTTTGGGCTTAGCCAATCTAATAGTACTGATGAGGAAGCTAAGAAGAAAGCTAGGCTGGCAAGGTTTGCACCTCCTGCGAAGGCTGATCCTGTGGAGGAAGATAAAAGGAAAGCTAGGGCCCTCAG GTTTTCACAGTCCCAGTCTGATTCCCAATCACAAGAGAACGGCAAAGAAAAAACTGAGCAG GAGACTGTTGCGGTGGAGAAGGCTGGAGGAGGAACATGA